CTCGAAGGAGATTTCCCGGACTACAAGCAAGTAGTTCCTGCCGAGTCTGAGCGCCGAGTCGTGATCAGCACGGCGGCATTTCTTGCAGCGCTGCGGCGCGTGTCCCTGGTATCGAGTGAGCGCACTTGTGGTGTTCGTCTCGATGTCGATGGCTCGCGCATGAACGTCTCGTCCATCAATCCCGATATTGGTGAGGCTAGCGAGGAAATCGAAGTGGAGTACGAAGCGGCGCCGATTACTGTTGGATTCAATGCGCGATACATCATCGATGTTCTACAGGTGCTCGCGTCCGACAGCCGTGTCGAGATGGCGTTCAACGACGAGGTCAGCCCGGCGGTTTTGCGCTCGGAATCCGAAGCCGACTATAGCTGCGTCGTGATGCCCATGCGGCTCTGATCGCGCTCCCCCGAAAGAGTCCGAATCACCCGCGATTTCAACACCCCGCAGTCACCAATTTTCCGACCTAAACAGTTCTCTATCTCGCTGTTTTTCAAGCACAAATTACTTCCATAATAGCTTTACTGCTCAGCCGCTTTCTGGTACGTTCACGCGGCTAAGTCAACGTACGATTTTCAGTGATCGAGGGAGTACCAATGGGGTTGGTGGGCGCGCCGGATTCGAGCGACTACGGGGCGGACAAGATCAAGGTATTGGAAGGTCTTGAAGCGGTCCGCAAGCGCCCGGGAATGTACATCGGTGACACCGCCGAGCGCGGCCTTCACCACCTCGTCTTCGAAGTCGTTGACAACTCCATCGATGAATCGCTTGCTGGTCATTGCGACCACATCTCCGTGGTCCTGCACCTCGACGGCAGCGCGACGATCGAGGACAATGGGCGCGGCATCCCGGTAGAGATCCACCCGACGGAGGGGATCTCTGCCGCCGAAGTCGTGCTGACCAAACTGCATGCGGGCGGCAAGTTCGATCATGGCGCGTACAAAGTGTCGGGAGGTCTCCACGGTGTCGGCGTCTCGGTCGTCAATGCTCTTTCGGAATCGCTCGAGGTCGAGATCAAGCGCGACCGGAAAGTCTACGTTCAGCGTTTTCAACGTGGCGCGCCCGACGCGCCGCTGCGCGAGATCGGCACCACGCCGCAACGCGGAACCAAAGTCACTTTCAAGCCTGACACCCTCATCTTCGAGACCACTACGTTCAGCTTTGATATTCTCTCGCAGCGGCTGCGCGAACTCGCGTTTCTCAACCGCGGCCTGCGCATCAAGATCCTTGATGAACGCGCCACACCGCTGAAGGAACACGAGTTTCACTACGAGGGCGGCATCGAGGAGTTTGTCCGCTACCTCAACCGCGCGCGCACCCCCATCCATCCCAAGGTCATCTGCCTCTTTGGTCAAAAGGACGGTACGGAGATCGAGGTCGCGCTCCAGTGGACCGATGGCTACACCGAGAGCACGTACTCCTTCGCCAACAACATCAACACGATCGAAGGTGGCACCCATGTGATCGGCTTCAAGTCGGCACTGACCCGCACAATCAACCACTACGCGTCCGCCAATGGCCTACTCAAGAAGGAAGAAGAGGCGCTTCAGGGCGACGACGTGCGCGAAGGCCTCACCGCGGTCATCAGCGTGAAGGTGCCCGAGCCGCAGTTCGAAGGCCAAACGAAAACCAAGCTCGGCAATAGCGAAGTGAAAGGCATTGTCGAAGCGCTTCTTAACGAAAAGCTCGGCGAGTTTCTCGAAGAGCAACCCGCCGACGCCAAGAAGATCGCACTCAAGGGGCTCGACGCTGCCCGCGTTCGTGAAGCCACGCGCAAAGCCAAGGAACTCGCGCGCCGCAAGAATGCGCTCGATTCCGGCTCGCTGCCGGGCAAACTCGCCGATTGTCAGGAACGTGATCCGGCGCTATCCGAACTGTTCATCGTCGAGGGCGATTCCGCCGGCGGCTCCGCCAAACAAGGCCGCGACCGTCGAAATCAAGCGATCCTCCCTTTGCGCGGGAAAATCCTCAACGTCGAGAAGGCTCGCTTCGACAAGATGATCTCGTCGCAGGAGATCCGCCTGCTCATCACCGCCCTCGGTGCTGGCATCGGGCGCGAGGACAAGGACTTGGCGAAGCTGCGCTATCACACCATCGTCATCATGACCGATGCCGATGTCGACGGCTCGCACATCCGTACCTTGCTGCTGACGTTCTTCTATCGCCAGTACCAAGAGATGATCGCCAACGGCCACATCTTCATCGCCCAGCCCCCGCTCTACAAGGTGAAGAAGGGCAAGACCGAACGTTACCTGAAGGACGACGCGGCGCTCGATGACTACCTCGTCGACCTCGGCACTGAGCACACCTCCGTGCATCCTACCGGTGATGGACAGGTGCTCACCGGCGTGCCGTTGAAAACCGTGGTGCGCAAGGTGACGCGCCTCGAGCGCATCCTCGATGTCGTCGAACGCCACCACCGTGACCGCACCGTCGTCGTCGCCCTCGCGCGCGACGCCAGCCTGGAAGCCGAAGCGTTCAAAGACGCGGAACTCCTCGGCGCCATTGCGCGTGACGCCGAAGCTTACCTCACCGCAATCGCGCCCCAACTGGATCCCGTCCGCATCCGCGTCGAGCAGCAGCCCAACAGCGACCTGCTCTGCCTCGTGGCACAGGTGCGACTCAACGGCGGCTCGACCAAGACCGTCGTCGATCTCGACTTCGTGCTGTCGCCAGAATTCGAAGAAGTCCGCAAGCTGCTCCAAGAGCTACGCCCCGCGGGCGAGCCACCGTTCACGGTAACCGAGGGCGAGAAGAGCATGCAGGTCTCGTCGCTGCGCGCCGCCGTCGTGCATCTGCTGGCCGAGGCGCGCAAGGGCCTCGACATCCAGCGCTACAAGGGCCTCGGCGAAATGAACCCCGAACAGTTGTGGCAGACTACGATGAATCCCGAGACCCGCACCATGCTCCAAGTCCGCATCGACGATCTACCCGAGGCCGATGTGATCTTCTCGACCCTGATGGGCGACGAAGTCGAACCGCGCCGCAAGTTCATCGAGGACAACGCCCTCAACGTGAAGAATCTCGACATCTGACGCCAGTGGAAAGCCAAAAGGTGAAAGCGCAAAGCGCGATGAGCCGGCTTTCCACTTTCCACCTTCCACTTTGAGCTAAGCCATGGACCCCATCGCCAAGGGCAACCGGATTCCGGTCAACATCGAAGACGAGATGCGGCAGTCCTACATGGACTACGCGATGTCCGTCATCATCGGCCGGGCGTTGCCCGATGCGCGCGACGGACTCAAGCCGGTGCATCACCGCGTGCTCTACGCGATGTACGATCTCGGCAACGACTACAATCGGGCGTACAAGAAATCGGCGCGTGTCGTCGGTGACGTCATCGGCAAATATCACCCGCACGGCGACACCGCGGTCTACGACACGCTGGTGCGCATGGCGCAGGACTTCTCGCTGCGCTACCCCCTGGTCGACGGCCAAGGCAACTTCGGCTCGGTCGATGGCGATGCCCCTGCGGCTATGCGTTACACCGAAGTCCGCATGGCTCGCATCGCCAGCGAGTTGCTCGCCGATCTCGATAAGGACACGGTCGACTTCGTTCCCAACTACGACGAGACATTGCGCGAGCCGGTGGTGATGCCCGCCCGCATCCCCAACCTGCTCATCAATGGCTCCTCCGGTATCGCCGTCGGCATGGCGACCAACATCCCACCGCACAACCTGGGCGAGATCGTCGATGCGTTGATCGCCTTGATCGAGAACCCAGCACTGACCGTCGCCGACTTGATGCAGTATGTTCCCGGTCCCGACTTCCCGACTGCCGGGTTTATCCACGGACGAGCGGCGATTCATGAAGCCTACCACACGGGCAAAGGCATCCTGCAGATGCGCGCCCGCGCGACGACGGAGACCAACAAGAAGACCGGCAAGATCTCAATCATCGTCACCGAGATCCCCTACCAGATCAACAAGGCTCGCTTGATCGAGCGCATGGCCGAGTTGGTGAACGACAAGAAGATCGAGGGGATCTCGGATCTGCGCGACGAGTCCGACCGCGACGGCATGCGCATTGTCATCGAGCTGCGGCGCGACGCGGTCCCCGAGATCGTCCTCAACCAGCTCTACAAACTGACGCCCATGCAGGAATCATTCGGCGTCATCATGCTCGCCATCGTCGACAACCGGCCCAAACTGCTGAACCTCAAGGACGCGTTGCAGGTCTTTATCGGCCATCGCAAGGAGGTCGTAACCCGCCGCACCGCGTTCGAGCTGCGCAAGGCCGAGGCTCGGCTGCACATCCTCGACGGCCTCAAGATCGCGCTCGACAACCTCGATGCGGTGATCCGGCTCATCCGCGCCGCCAAGGACCCGGCCATCGCCAAGAGCGGCCTGATGCAGCAGTTCGGTCTCTCCGAGCTGCAAGCCCAGGCCATCCTCGACATGCGCCTGCAGCGCCTCACCGGGCTCGAGCGCGACAAGATCCTCGAAGAGCGTGCCGAGGTGATCACCGAGATCGCCCGCTATAAGGAAATCCTCGGCGACGAACGCGAGGTCTACAAGATCATCGTCGCCGAGTCGCGCGAGGTGAAGGAGCGCTACGGCGATGCGCGGCGCACCGAGATCGTCGACGAGGCCACCGATATCTCCATCGAGGACATGATCGTCGAAGAGGACATGGTGGTCACCATTTCCCACGATGGCTACATCAAGCGCAACGCCGTCACCGAGTACCGCGCCCAGCGCCGTGGCGGCCGCGGGAAGATCGGCGCGACCACGAAGGATCAGGATTTCGTCGAACACCTCTTTGTCGCCTCGACCCATTCGTACATCTTGTTCTTCACCAACAAGGGCAAGGTGTACTGGACCAAGGTGCATGAGATCCCGCAGGGTGGGCGCACCACTCGGGGCAAGGCGATCGTCAACCTGTTGAACCTGGCCCCCAACGAAAAAATCTCCGCCTTCCTCTCGGTCCGCGAGTTCCAAGAAAATCGCTACGTCATGTTCGCCACCAAACGCGGCACGGTGAAGAAGACCGCGCTGATGGAATACGCCAACCCGCGCCGCGCCGGCATCATCGCCATCGCGCTCGACGACGACGACGAGCTGATTCGTGTGCGTCTCTCGGAAGGCGACCAAGAGATCATCCTGTCGACACGCGAGGGCCAAGCCATCCGCTTCAAAGAGAGCGATGTCCGCCCGATGGGCCGCGGCACCCACGGCGTGCGCGGCATCACGCTCGATGATAACGACGAAGTGGTCGCGATGGACGTGGTGCAACTCGGCGCCACGCTCCTCGCCGTGGCGGAACACGGCTACGGCAAACGCACCGAGATGGACGAGTATCGGCTGACGCGACGCGGCGGCAAAGGCATCATCACGATGAAGACCACCGACAAGACCGGTCCCGTGATCGGCGTCCGCATGGTCACCAACGACGATGACATTATGCTGATCACCGACGGCGGCAAGCTCATTCGCACGCCGGTGCGCGGCATCTCGGTCATCGGCCGCAACACGCAAGGGGTGCGTCTGATCGACCTCACCGAAGGCGAGAAGGTCGTCGGCGTCGCCCGTCTCGCCGAAAAAGAAGAAGACGACATCGCTCAGACCCCGCCGGTTGAACCGGCATCGTGAGACCTACGCCGCTCGTCGTTTCGGTTTGCGCTCGCGCCGTGACACCGCTCGCTCGACGGCGTCGAGCGACTGACCGCCACCCTGTGCCGCGCCGCGATCGATGAGCGCGCCGAGGCGCGGGTGATGCGCTATCAGGAAGGCCTCCAGATCATCGTTCTCTCCCAGCGCAACGAGCGCTGCACACGGCCGCCCGTTCTTTGTGATGATGACAGGCCCCTGCGGTAGCGTCTTGATCATCTCGCTCAACCGCTCCCTCACTACCCGGACCGATTCAATTTTCATAAGGTGTACTCCTTGCCTGCCACGATGAGAGCGTTGCCGCGTTTGCGACCAACCACGGTGATCCACACTTCCATTTCCACCACCCGGTAGAACACCCGTAGATCCTCAAGCCGCAGCTCGTAGTCGGCCAGAGCGCTGGTCCGACGCAGGCGAAACTTGTTGCGGGTCTCGATCAAGGGGTCGTTGTCGACCAGATGTCGGCGGATTCCGTCGGTGACCATTCTTTGCTCGCGAACCGGCAGCCGTCCGAGGTGATCAAGCGCCTGCGGCTTGAAGAGGATGACCCGCCGAGCCATTCAAGCGACGTTGTAGCGCCGATTGGCGCTACAAGCTATCCGGTGTTGGCTTCCTCTCCTGTCGGGACTAAGACATGCCCGCATGCGAATCATCGCTCGACACGCCAGATCGATATTGCGAACGAGTGAAACGTCCGTTCGGCCCGCCTACACCTTCGATCCGCCGCGCCAAGCGATGGGGGCGGCTATCGTCATCCTGCTTTTCTTGACCTCGTTTGCGCACGCCGGTGCCGCACCGTCGCTCGCGGCCACTCCCCACCAGCGGCGTACGCTGGCGGCCGATAGCGGCTGGATAAAATTGTGG
This region of Deltaproteobacteria bacterium genomic DNA includes:
- the gyrA gene encoding DNA gyrase subunit A, whose amino-acid sequence is MDPIAKGNRIPVNIEDEMRQSYMDYAMSVIIGRALPDARDGLKPVHHRVLYAMYDLGNDYNRAYKKSARVVGDVIGKYHPHGDTAVYDTLVRMAQDFSLRYPLVDGQGNFGSVDGDAPAAMRYTEVRMARIASELLADLDKDTVDFVPNYDETLREPVVMPARIPNLLINGSSGIAVGMATNIPPHNLGEIVDALIALIENPALTVADLMQYVPGPDFPTAGFIHGRAAIHEAYHTGKGILQMRARATTETNKKTGKISIIVTEIPYQINKARLIERMAELVNDKKIEGISDLRDESDRDGMRIVIELRRDAVPEIVLNQLYKLTPMQESFGVIMLAIVDNRPKLLNLKDALQVFIGHRKEVVTRRTAFELRKAEARLHILDGLKIALDNLDAVIRLIRAAKDPAIAKSGLMQQFGLSELQAQAILDMRLQRLTGLERDKILEERAEVITEIARYKEILGDEREVYKIIVAESREVKERYGDARRTEIVDEATDISIEDMIVEEDMVVTISHDGYIKRNAVTEYRAQRRGGRGKIGATTKDQDFVEHLFVASTHSYILFFTNKGKVYWTKVHEIPQGGRTTRGKAIVNLLNLAPNEKISAFLSVREFQENRYVMFATKRGTVKKTALMEYANPRRAGIIAIALDDDDELIRVRLSEGDQEIILSTREGQAIRFKESDVRPMGRGTHGVRGITLDDNDEVVAMDVVQLGATLLAVAEHGYGKRTEMDEYRLTRRGGKGIITMKTTDKTGPVIGVRMVTNDDDIMLITDGGKLIRTPVRGISVIGRNTQGVRLIDLTEGEKVVGVARLAEKEEDDIAQTPPVEPAS
- a CDS encoding type II toxin-antitoxin system Phd/YefM family antitoxin, with protein sequence MKIESVRVVRERLSEMIKTLPQGPVIITKNGRPCAALVALGENDDLEAFLIAHHPRLGALIDRGAAQGGGQSLDAVERAVSRRERKPKRRAA
- the gyrB gene encoding DNA topoisomerase (ATP-hydrolyzing) subunit B → MGLVGAPDSSDYGADKIKVLEGLEAVRKRPGMYIGDTAERGLHHLVFEVVDNSIDESLAGHCDHISVVLHLDGSATIEDNGRGIPVEIHPTEGISAAEVVLTKLHAGGKFDHGAYKVSGGLHGVGVSVVNALSESLEVEIKRDRKVYVQRFQRGAPDAPLREIGTTPQRGTKVTFKPDTLIFETTTFSFDILSQRLRELAFLNRGLRIKILDERATPLKEHEFHYEGGIEEFVRYLNRARTPIHPKVICLFGQKDGTEIEVALQWTDGYTESTYSFANNINTIEGGTHVIGFKSALTRTINHYASANGLLKKEEEALQGDDVREGLTAVISVKVPEPQFEGQTKTKLGNSEVKGIVEALLNEKLGEFLEEQPADAKKIALKGLDAARVREATRKAKELARRKNALDSGSLPGKLADCQERDPALSELFIVEGDSAGGSAKQGRDRRNQAILPLRGKILNVEKARFDKMISSQEIRLLITALGAGIGREDKDLAKLRYHTIVIMTDADVDGSHIRTLLLTFFYRQYQEMIANGHIFIAQPPLYKVKKGKTERYLKDDAALDDYLVDLGTEHTSVHPTGDGQVLTGVPLKTVVRKVTRLERILDVVERHHRDRTVVVALARDASLEAEAFKDAELLGAIARDAEAYLTAIAPQLDPVRIRVEQQPNSDLLCLVAQVRLNGGSTKTVVDLDFVLSPEFEEVRKLLQELRPAGEPPFTVTEGEKSMQVSSLRAAVVHLLAEARKGLDIQRYKGLGEMNPEQLWQTTMNPETRTMLQVRIDDLPEADVIFSTLMGDEVEPRRKFIEDNALNVKNLDI